A region of the Fusobacteria bacterium ZRK30 genome:
TATTATATTTATACGAGAATCCTCTTTCAGGATCGTCTAGCTGTTTTGAAGAAACTCCTATATCCATCATTATTCCGTCTACTTTGTCGTACCCTGCCATATATACTACACTATCCATCTCCTGGAAGTTAGATTTAAATATTTTTACTTTATCACCATACTTTTCCAGTCTTTTCCCTGCAAAATCAATGGCATTTTGATCCTGATCTATAGAGATCAATACACCTTTTTCTGAAAGTCTCTTCACTATTCCTTCTGAATGACCTCCTCCACCTAGTGTTCCATCTACATATATCCCATCTGTATTGGTAACTAAGTTATCTAAAGTCTCTTCATACAACACCGGTATATGATATTCACACTCTATCTCTTTATGCATTATTCCTCCTACTTAACTGTTAATTTACTTTTTTACTTAACTTAATATCTCAATTTTAAAGATAAAGAGTCTGCCCGCCTTTGGCGGGCAGACTCCATTAATTTTTTTACTTCATATAGGTAATTCGTGAACTACCCCTAATCTAAGAGATCATACTCAATATTCTAAAGATCAAATACTTTGCAAGACCCAGCACATAGTATGCCAAGATTGGTGAGAGATCTAATCTGGCACCACCTAAAGGAATCATTATTCTAAATGGTCTCAAGATTGGTTCTGTAACCACATGAATCAATTCAATAAATTCATTCCTGCTACGAGGAGCAATCCACGATAATATGATCCTCAATAAAATTAAAATTTTCAATATCTCTACTGCATAATTTACTACTCTATATATCAAAAACATCTATTCCTCCACTTATTCCATATTCATAAAATAATGTTTTGCTTTTACTGAATAATCCCATCCTGACCATATAGTCAAAATTACAGAGGGTAACATTATCCAAATATTTAAATGTATTCCTAACAGTTCAATCTTAGTTGCTCCTAAGATCATTATCAGTATTATACCAACCATCTGAGTAGTTGTTTTATACTTACCTAAGTTCCCGGCCGGAATAACCTCTCCATTGGCTGCTGCCAGTGATCTGATCCCACTGATCAGAAATTCCCGTGCCAAAACAACTATAGATATCCATGAAGGCAGATAACCAACTTCTACAAAAACCACCAATGCCGATATAACTAATATTTTATCTGCTAATGGATCCATCAATTTACCAAAATCTGTGATCATATTATTCTTTCTGGCTATATATCCATCTAAAAAATCTGTAATAGACGCTACCATAAATAACCCCAAAGCTATCATTCTATATATAAACCCACCATCTCCATCAGATATTCCTAAAAAATAAATAAATGGAACCGCTAAAATAATTCTTGCCATGGTTAGTTTATTAGGCATATTCATACTCATCTTCACTCCTCCTAAAGATTAGTTAATTTCATTTCTTACTATAGGTCCTAACAGGTCATAGTTAAAGTTTTGTTCTACTTTTACTTTCACTATTTCCCCTGGTTTAGCAGTTCCGTCATTAGTTAAAACTTTACCATCTATTTCCAAAGCCTGCCCTCTTGTTCTTCCTTCTAGCATGTATTCCGATTCTTCTGATACACCATCTATCATCACTTCTATCTCTTTACCTAGGAAAGATCTATTTTTTGCTTCTGCAATCTCAGCTTGAAGATTAGTAAGTTCTACCCATCTTCTATGTTTCACATCTTCATCTACTTGGTTTTCCATATCAAAGGCTACCGTATCTTCCTCCCTTGAATATTTAAACACACCAATATAATCAAATTTAAACTCTTCTACAAATTCTTTTAATTCTTGGAAATCATCCTCTGTTTCCCCAGGGAATCCAACGATTAGAGATGTTCTAAATGTTGCATCAGGAATCTCTCTTCTAATCTTACGTAATAATTCTTTAGAAGCATCTCCTGATATTGCTCTTTTCATTCCCTGTAACATAGAGTCAGCCACATGCTGAATAGGAATATCAAAGTAATTACACACCTTTTCCTCTGTTTTCATAACCTCTATAAGTTCATCTGTTACTGAATTAGGGAACATATAATAAGTTCTAATCCATTTTAACCCCTCTATCTTAGCTAATTCTCTCATTAGATCAGGTAAAGCTTTTTTCTTATATAGATCTAATCCATATTCTGTTGTTTCCTGGGCTAATAAATTTATCTCTCTTACACCATTAGCCACTAAGTTCTTAGCTTCCACTATGATATCTTCAATAGTCCTGCTACGAAGATTCCCACGTAAACTAGGGATGATGCAGTAAGTACATCTTCTATTACATCCTTCTGCTATTTTTAGGTATGCAGTATGGGGGAAAGTTGTGATTATTCTTTCAGTTTCAGCATTGGCTAAGAAATCTAAAGATTCACTTCTAACAACCCTCTTATCTGCTAAAATTTCATCTATTACTTCCTCTATTTTATCTACGTCACCAGTTCCTATGATAGCATCTACTTCCGGCATCTCTGCTAACAGTTCATCTGCATATCTTTCTGCCAGACATCCAGCTACAATTATCTTCTTTAATTTTCCGCTTCTTTTGTGCTCTGCTACACCTAATATAGTCGTGATAGACTCCTCTTTGGCGTCACCAATAAATCCACAAGTATTTATGATACATAGATCTGCATCCTCTACCTCTGTAGTTAATTCAAATCCTCTTTTATTTACTAATATTCCTAAATAATGTTCTGTGTCTACTAGGTTTTTACTACAACCTAAAGTTATAACTGCTAATTTCATCTTCTACTCCTACCTTACTTTTTTTGTTTAAAAATAATTTTCATATCTTATTTTTCTAACTTTTCCATCTTTGAATTATATCATATTTAACTAGGAATTACTAGAATTTCGATCTTAAGATTCTATAGATTTAACATGTATTTTATAAGGTTTTTCATTCTTATTCTACCATATAAAAAGATGAAAGACATCTGCCTTTCACCTTTTTATATGATTATTTTTATACTTCTTCTACTAAGAATAGGTCGGCTCCCTTAGTTACAGGTGCTCCATCAGTTAGAACTGCTTTTACTATTCTACATTTTTTTTCTGCTTTTACTTCATTCATAAGTTTCATCGCTTCTACGATACATAGGATATCTCCAACTTCTACAATTTGTCCTTCTTTTACAAATGTATCTGCATCTGGAGATGGGGCACCATAAAATGTTCCTACCATAGGCGATTTTATAGAATCATGATTCTTTGTTTCTACCTCTTTCACCTTAGCTTTCGCTGCTTTTTTAGGAGCTGCTGCTACTACTCTCGGAGCTGCTACTTGTGTTATAGTCTCTTTTTCAATCTCTCTTTTAAGAGAGATTTTAGTACCTTCACTCTCTAAAGTTATTTCCTCTAATCCGTATTTTTCTATATTTTCAGATAATTCCTTTATAGCTTTAACATCTATTTTCATATTTCCTCCTGCTATTCTGGGATAAGCACAAGGCATTACCCTTATATTTTTATTTTTTCATCTTATTTTAGAATAAATTCTAGTTGTTCCCTATTATTCTTATCTCGCTTACACCTGTCTGCTCAGTTATTTTTTCCAACATAGTTTCTATGTTTCTCAAAGTATCTGCATTAGTTTTAAGTGCTAAAGTTACTCTTGCAATTCCGTCAATAGGTATGTTTTGAGTTATTGTAAGGATATTTACCCCTGAACTTGCTATTACATCTAAGATTCTAGATAAAGTTCCCGGTTCATCATGAAGTGCCATATTTATATTAAATACAGTATCTTTTCCACTTTCAAAGAAAGGTTTAATAAAGTCCTTATATTTATAATATGTACTTCTACTTATCCCAACTCTTTTTATCGCTTCATACTTTGATATTCCTTCTTTTTGAACTATTTCATTTACCTTAATTACATTTTGAATTGAATTAGGTAAGATTCTCTTATCTACTATAAAAAATTCTCTTGATTCGTTTACCATGTCCCCACCCCATTAATTTATATTTTTTCCATTCTTGATTTTACTGTATTTTTCATAAGCATCGCTATCGTCATAGGCCCTACTCCACCTGGTACAGGTGTTATTAATGATGTTTTTTTAGATACATTTTCAAAATCCACATCTCCACATAGTTTACCTAACTTATTTCTATTGATACCTACATCTATTACTATACTTCCTTCTTTGACCATATCTTCAGTCAAAAACTTTTCCCTCCCTATAGCAACTATCACTATATCAGCATTTAAAGTTTTTTCTGCTAAGTTCTTTGTCTTACTATGACATAGAGTTACAGTTGCATTTTCATTGGTCAGCATAATTGCCAAAGGCTTTCCAACTATGTTACTTCTACCTACTATCACTACATCTTTACCATTTAGATCTAACTCATATCTTTTTAACAATTCCATAATACCATATGGAGTGCAAGATTTAAACCCATTCTTTCCTATAACTAATTTACCTAAGTTTATAGGGTGAAATCCATCTACATCCTTATTCGGTTTTATAGCTTCTATTATTTTATCTTCGTCTATATGTTTTGGTAGTGGCAGCTGCACTAATATCCCGTCTATTCCCTCTTTATTATTTAATTCTTCAATTAATTTTAAAAGTTCGGCCTCTGTTGTTTGCGAATCCAAATTATATTTTTCAGAATATATACCTAAAGCACTACATGTTTTCACTTTAGAATTCACATAGACTTTCGAGGCAGGATTTTCTCCTACAATAACTACTGCTAGACCTGGTGCTCGTTGACTATTCTCAGTTATTCTCTCTACCTCTATCTTTATCTCTTCCTTAATATCTGCCGATATCTTTTTACCATCTATTATTTTAGTCATTATTTATTAGCTGCTCCTTCCAGTAATTTAATTCCTGTAACTTTGCATATAGATCTATATTTTGTACTGCTATATGATCCGGTACTTCTAAGTTTATTGGTGCAAAATTTAAAATCGATTTTACCCCTGATTCCACCAATACTACAGCCATTTGCTGAGCTACTTTTTTAGGCACTGTTAATATTGCTACATCTACTCTGTCTTTAGATTGTAAAAAGTATGGAATTTCCTTTACATCTCTGATCTTAATTCCTTTCATTTCAGTTCCAATCTTAGTGTCAGAGTTATCAAATACCCCTATTATATTAAAGCTTTCTTTCGTAAACTCAGGTTCTGATACCAAAGCTCCACCAAGTCTTCCTGCTCCTATAACTATTATATTATTTGTTTTGTGCACTCCTAATATTCTTTCAATGTCGCTGTAAAGAGTTCTGATTTGATAACCTTTTCCTCTTATACCAAATTCACCAAAATTAGATAAGTCTTTCCTAATCTGAGCTGCGGTGAATCCCATTTTAATTGCTAGTTCCTCTGAAGATATATAATCTTCAGGTGATAAATTTTCTAAACATCTCAGATATTTAGTCAACCTCTCTATTACCCTTGAGGATATACCATTTCTTTTTTCTTTTATAATCACTTGTTTCCCCCTATAATTGAATTACTTTGCTACCTATACTAAATTTTTCCCCCACTTTTATATAGTTTCCATTTACTAAATCTGCTCCAGTCATTTTCCTTTTATTTTCAGGTTTTATACTGGTTATTATTAAACTTCCATCTAATACCTTTATAACCGGACCCTTTCCTTTAACCAGGTCCACTACTTCTCCAAGTTCACCATCATAAACTCTATCATATTTTTCTACAAAATACACCTTGTACAGTTTTTCATTACAGAATGAATATGCCGATGGAAACGGATTTAATCCCCTTACAAAATTATATACCCTTTCCATAGAATGATCCCAGTGTATTTCACATTCCTCTTTTTTGATAGGTTTAACAAAAGTTACCTTTGTTTCATCCTGGGGAGTTCTAGTAGCAACTCCGCTTTCTATCATATTTACAGCCTTTAACAATGTTTCGCTTCCTATTACAGCTAATCTGTCGTGTAGGTCCTCTAATGTATCCATTTCATCTATCGGTGTTTTAGCCTGTAATATTATATCTCCGGCATCCAATTCCTGTACTATATCCATTATAGTAACTCCACTTTCTTTTTCACCATTTATTATGGCAGCATGGATTGGAGCAGCTCCTCTATATTTAGGTAATAGAGATGAATGCACATTGATTATTCCCTTTTTAGGAATATCTATCAATTCCTGCGGTAATATTTTACCATAAGCTACCACTACAATAAGATCAGGATTTAATTCTTTTACTAACTCTATTGTTTCCTCTGTCTTTACTGAATTAGGCTGATATACATTTATATCATTATCTAATCCATACTGTTTAATCGGGTTAAACTTTATTTTTTTCCCTCTGCTATTAGGTTTATCTATCTTAGTAAAAATACCAATAACATCATGATTTTCATCTAGTGTTTTAAGTGAATTTAATGCAAATTCAGGTGTTCCCATAAATAATATTCTCAAATTACCTCTCCTTCTATGACCCTTTATTTTCCTAATTTTTTCAGTGTTTCTTTTTTCATATTCATCAATTTTTTACTTACCAATCTTTTAGCTACAGGTGCTATCTTATCTACAAATAGAATTCCCTCTAAATGATCGTTTTCATGCTGGAATGCACGAGCCCAAAGGTCCTCTAATTCCTCTTCTACACTTTCACCATTTTCATTTAAATATCTTACTTTTAAACTTTCAGGTCTCTTTACTTTCTTGTGTATCCCAGGAACACTCAAACATCCTTCTTCATGGTCTACACAATGTTTGGAATATTCTAAAAATTCAGGATTTATTACCTTTTTAACTACTCCTTCCTCTGCTTCTACCACAAACATTCTCAGATTAATTCCTACCTGGGGAGCAGCTAATCCTATCCCGCTTATATCCCTCATAGTTTCTACCATTCCATCCAATATTTCTCTGATATCATCATCAATTTTTTCTACATCTTTGTTTTTGTCCCTAAGTACTGGGTCTCCATATGTCCTTATTTCGTAAATCATCTTCCACCTCTTACATTAAATTTATCGGATCTACATCCACTATTATCCTGTATTTATTTTTTTTATCATTGTTTTTAAATTTTAGCACAGTTTCTGCTATATTTCCCTTTAATTTATTTATCTCGTGACGGCTTCCCTTTATAAATATCTGACTCCTGTAATTCCCACCCATCTTATAGATTGGAGGAGCCATAGGGCCGTACATCTCTAAAGTATCCTTTTGTATCTCCTTATAGAACTTATTACTGTATTCTTCCAATCCATCCTCTTTCTTGGAGGATATAATAACATTTATTATCCGAGAAAATGGCGGATAGCTGAGAATACGTCTATTTTCTATCTCCTCTTCATAAAAACCCTGGTAATCATTATTTATAATTTTTTGAATTACATAGTTATCAGGTTGATATGTCTGAACTATAACTTCACCTTTTTTTTCAGCCCGGCCTGCCCGGCCTGCTGCCTGACTCACCAATTGAAAAGTTTTTTCCCCAGCTCTAAAATCCGGGAAATTTAATATACTGTCAGAATTTATTATTCCTACAAGGGTAACCTCTGGAAAATGAAACCCTTTAGATATCATCTGTGTTCCTACCATTATATTATATTTTTTATTTAAAAAATCAGAATATATCCTGTTATGGGAATCTCTGGTTTTGGTAGTTTCCGAATCTACACGTAAAATAGGCAGATCAAAGAGTTCCTTTAACTCCGATTCCACCCTTTCGGTGCCTTTCCCTGAAAACTCCAATGATTTTTCCCTACAGTTACTGCAAGTATTGGAATATTTTTTAGTATATTCACAATAATTACACTTGTAAAGACCATCTTTTTTATAATAGCTGAGAGATATAGAGCAGTGAGGGCAGGTCTCTATATGCCCGCATTCGTGGCATTGAACAAAGGTCGAATATCCCTTTCTATTTAAGAGAAGCATTATCTGCTCATCTTTTCTCAGCCTTGCACCCATATGATCTATTAGATCTTCACTAAAAAAATCATTTTTTTCACCCTTCATATCCACTAATTTCATATCTGGTTCAATTGCCACTCCATACCTTTTTTTCAATTCCAACAATTGAAACACTCTCTGGGTAGCATGGTAATAAGATTCTACAGATGGGGTAGCTGATCCTAAGACTACCTTAGCACCCTCTATCTCAGCTCTTTTTATAGCCACATATTTTGCATTGTATCTAGGATTACTATCCTGCTTATAGGTAGCCTCATGCTCCTCATCAATTATAATATACTTGAGATCTTTCACAGGGGCAAATATTGCAGATCGTACACCTAACACAACCCTTTTTTCACCTGAATAAATATCTTTCCATTCGGTAGCTCTTTCCTTTGCTGTTAGTCTACTATGTAAAATTGCAATTTCATCAAATTCTTTTTTAAATCTATCTATCATTTGAGGTGTAAGAGAGATCTCTGGAACTAAGAATATAGCTCCTCCCTCATTTTCCAATGCATCCTTTACAAGTTCGATATATACTTCTGTTTTACCTGAGCCAGTTATTCCTTTTAAAAGATAATATTTTTTAATACCTTCCAATATTTTATTTTTTACCTCTGCCTGCTCCGCAGTTAGGTGTGATTTTTTTCTATTGTATCTATATTTTATACTATTTTCTTTATTTTTTAAATATTTATTTTCTTTAATTGTATTATTTTCTAATACAACTTTGGATTTTATGAACTTATCCAGTAGTTTTTTACCAAATTTTTGTACCATTGTAGTTTTAGCAGCTGTCTGTTTTTTAGTAATATAGTCTATAAACTCCCTCTCATTTTCATTCATAGGTATAATAGATTTATTGAAAACAATTCTTTTACTGTAGGATATTTTTATATTTTTAGGTCTTGAAACCCCAATAATATCTCCAAAATTACAGAGATAATAATTTTTTATCCATAAAAAAAGATCTATTAATTCTTTGGAATAGGATACCTGTTCCTCCACTGGTCCTAAAATTTCACTTATTTTAAACTCATGATCACTAGAACTATCTTCACGCAGAACTATCCCAACTTTTTTAGTTCTTCTAAAATTGATCCAAACATGGTCTCCAACCTTATATTTTTTTTCTCTATCTGAGTAGGTGTAAAAACCATTTTCTACTCCCTCTACATATAGTACATAGTTCATAATATCACTACCTTAGTTTTATCTTTATTTTTTTTATATCTTCAATCTTTGTTCCCGGTTTAGGATATTGCTCTACTACCTGTCCTTTACCATCAATTGTTATTTCAATATCGTATTTATTGGCTATCATTAAAGCTAATCTTACACCAGTACCTTTAAAATCCGGTAATAGATCCAAATCTAAATTTTCAGATAAGGTACTTGTATAGGTTCCCTCTTTTAAAACATCTACATTTTCTGGGGTTATCCCCTTGTATTTCAATATTCTATCTAAGGTATCCTTAAATACCGGAGCAGCTACCCAGGCACCAAATTTCCTCCAGTAACTCTCTGCATTGGGTTTTTCAAACATAATAAGCATTATATATTTAGGATTTTCTGATGGAAATATCCCCATAAATGAAGACATATACTCATGTTTGAGATATCCTCCACGTCCACTTATCTGTGCTGTACCTGTTTTTCCTCCAATGGAATATCCAGGGATTCCGCCATTTCTACCAGTACCTTTTTCCACGGTCTCCTTGAGCATTTCTCTTATTTTTTTAGAAGTTTTTTCAGAAATAACCCGTCTTTCAGGGTTAGGTATATTCCTTTTGATTGTTACTCCCCCGGGAGTTTTTATACTGTCTACCAAGTAAGGCTCATAATATATCCCACCATTTACAGTGGTAGACAAAGCTGCGATCATTTGAAGAGGTGTTATAGCTATCCCCTGACCGTAGGACATAGTATATTTTTTCATCCCATCCCATCTTTTATAAGAAAGTTGTCTTGGAGCTAATTCTCCAAATGTATCTATTCCTGTTCTTTCATACAGGTTAAATTCCTTTAAATATTTTTCAAATGTCGGTGAATCAAACTTCTCTGAGATCAATGACATCCCTACATTACTAGATACTCTCATAACCGTTTGAGGGCTTATCTGCCCTATTCCGTGGGAATCACTATCTCTTATCTTATGCCCATACCTCATGATATATCCATCTGGATTATCAAGTCTCGTATTGTCATTTATTACCCCTTCCTCATATGCTGCTGCCATAATTACAGGTTTAAATATAGACCCCATCTCATATTGCGATCTTATAGCTCTATTATTTAAATATGCTATATTCTTCGCTCTTGGATAACTTGACATAGCCAATATTTTCCCGCTACTAGGTTCCATTATTATTCCTACAGCTGATTTAGGAGTTACTTTTTCAAATTGTTTCTGCATCTCATCATCTAGTATATATTGGATATAATAATCTATAGTTAACTGGACATTATTTCCATCTTTTTCTAAAAAATCATTATTTTTTTTCTCCGTTGGGAGGAGTAAGTTTCTAAAATTAGTATAATACCCATTTTTTTCTATTTTATTACTTTTTAAGTACTTATCGTAGTACCTTTCAATCCCATAAGCTCCTAATTTTCTCCTCTCTTCCCCTGAATAAGCTCCCATAAATCCAACTATTGGTGCTAATTCATGGTAGGAAAAATATTTTCTTTGAGTTGAATGTTCAAAATATATTTCATTGGCTTTAATCTTGTATTTAGATAATATCTTATCGATCTTGTTTTTTTCAACTTCATCGACCTTATTCATTATCTTTATATATCTTTTATTTCTACTGTAACTGTCTTTCAGTTTAGTTTTAAAATTTTTCACAGTAAAGGGTTGTATCTTTTTTAACTCCTTTACTATTTCATCTTTTTCTTTTAGTTTATAAAATCTTTTTGGATCTATTATAACCTTATAGACATCTACATCATAGGCTAATTCCCTTCCTGTAGAATCTAATATCTTTCCCCTCTTACCATTGAGATAATATTTACCATAACTTTGTTGTTTTGCCAAAGTTGTAAATTTTTCATGTTTCATCAATTGAACTTGAACTAATCTCAAACCTAAAACACCAAAAAAAAGTATCATAATAAAGGAAAATAAATATGTTCTCTGATTAAATAATTCCATACCCCTGGATCTTTTAAGTACCAATCTAACTGTATTTCCGAATAAAAAAATTATGAGTAAAGCAGCTGCAACAGTAACTTTATTGAGTAAAAAGAATAATATTATCAGAAAAATTATAAGTAAATTTATTATTCTTATTATCTTCCTTTTATTTCCCACCTATACACTCCTTTTGTTGATATCATAAAAAGAGCGAAATACCGCTCTTTTTTTTTATGATAATTTTTCTGTTAATATATCCATAACCATCTTAGGGTTTGCTTTTCCTTTAGATGCTTTCATTACTTGTCCCATAAGTCCCTTTATAACCCTTGGTTTTCTTCCTTCATCAGCTACCTTATAATCTTCTACTAATTTAGGATTGTTTGCTACTACTTCTACTACCATCTTTTCAATTTCAGAAGTATCAGCTACCTGTGCCATTTTTTCCTCTTCTACTATTTTCATAGGAGATCTTTCATCATTTAATTTAATCTCAAATAATTTTTTAGCTATCTTACTTGATATAGCTCCCTTATCGATTAATTTTATTATCTCTCCTAATTCCTCTGAATTAATAGAAAACTCTTCAATAGTTTTATTATTATCTTTTAAAACTCTGAGTACCTCTGTTAAGATCCAGTTACAACTAAGTTTAGGATTAGTAGAAGATATTACTACCTTTTCAAAATAATCGGCTAACTCAATGCTACTAGATAGTGTCTCAGCGTCATTTTCACTGATCTTATAGTCAGTTACAAATCTTGTCATCTTAGCTATCTTAGATTCTGGCATTTCCTCTTCTAATCTTTCTAATTGTTCATCTGTGATTACTATTCTTACTAAGTCTGGTTCAGGAAAAAATCTATAGTCCATAGCTTCTTCCTTGCTTCTCATCACTCTAGTTACTTGTGATTCTTCATCCCATAATCTAGTTTCTTGGTTGATTTCTCCACCATTTTCTATTTCTTCTATCTGTCTGCTGATCTCATAGTCGATAGCACGAGCTACACCTTTAAATGAGTTCAGGTTTTTTACCTCTACCCTTGTACCAAATTCTTTGGCTCCTTTGTGCATTACAGATATGTTAGCATCACATCTAAGAGACCCTAATTCCATAGAAACATCTGAAATTTTTGTGTATTTCAACGCATCTCTTACTAAGTTTAAATATTGGTATGCTTCCTCTGAATTTCTCATATCTGGTTCAGATACGATCTCTATAAGGGGCATAGATGCTCTGTTAAAGTTTATAAAAGATTCTTCACCTGCATGGATAGATTTTCCTGCATCTTCTTCTATATGGATTCTAGTGACTCCTATCCTCTTATCATCTCCATTAGATAATTTAATATCTATGTGCCCGCCTTCAGCATATGGATGATCAAATTGAGTTATTTGGTAGTTTTTAGGAGTGTCTGGATAGAAATAGTTTTTTCTATCAAATTTACTCTCTTTATTTATATCGCAATTTAATGCAAATCCTGCTTTGATTGCGTAATCTAACACTTTTTTATTAAGTTTTGGTAGCGCTCCAGGATGTCCCAAACATATTGGACATGTATGTGTATTTTCTGGTGAGTTATCGTAGTCACTACTACATCCACACCATACTTTTGTTTTTGTATCTAATTGGCAATGTATCTCTAGTCCAATTACTGATTCCCATTCTCTAGCCATATATATTCTCCTTCTTTATTATTTTTTGTTACCCTCTCACACTTATCAGAAATTCCCCTTAGGGGACAAACTATAAAAATAAGATAGCTTTACAGCTTTGGTATCTCCATTTTTGTGTATGCTTTTTCATAAGCATCTCCAGCTTTTAATATAGTTGCCTCATCAAAGGCTTTTCCTAATAGCTGTATCCCTACTGGAAGGTTATCTACCTTTCCTGCTGGAATTACCAATCCTGGAATTCCAGAAAGGTTTGCCGGAATTGTGAATATATCCTCTAAGTATAGTTCTACAGGTGTTTTTTTATCCGTTAATTTAAAAGAGGTTCCAGGAGTAGCAGGAGTTAAGATCACATCTACCTCATTAAATGCCTTTTCAAAATCATTTTTAATAAGTCTTCTTACTTTTTGAGCCTTCTTATAATAAGCATCATAATATCCAGCACTAAGTACATAAGTTCCTATCATAATCCTTCTCTTTACTTCAGAACCAAATCCTTCACTTCTAGTTTTGATATACATATCCTCTATACCATCATAACTGCTGGCTCTATATCCATATCTTACCCCATCAAAACGAGCTAAGTTTGAACTAGCTTCTGCCGGGGCAATTATATAATAAGTTGCCGGGGCAAATTCTGTATTAGGTAAGCTGATCGGTACAATCTCTGCTCCTAATTTTCTAAAGTTTTCAATAGCTTCTTCAGTTACCTTCTTTATCTCAGGGTTTAATCCATCGATAAAGTATTCCTTAGGTATTCCTATCTTCATCCCTTTAACATTTCCATCTAAATTCATTGTAAAATCAGGCATCTCTAATTCCATAGATGTAGCATCCATTTCGTCATACCCGCCGATTACATTAAATAATGCTGCTACATCTTCTACACTTCTACCCATTGGTCCTATTTGATCCAATGATGAAGCAAAAGCCATCAATCCATACCTAGATACTCTCCCATAGGTAGGTTTTAGTCCTACTATCCCACAAAAT
Encoded here:
- the gatA gene encoding Asp-tRNA(Asn)/Glu-tRNA(Gln) amidotransferase subunit GatA; this encodes MLYKHTATELSAMLKAKKITTVELINDIFDRIEKTETELGSFTLLKKESALEEAKKVDEKIARGEELLPLEGIPIAIKDNMVSKGDLTTSASKILSNYEGIYDATVVKRLKDAGAIIIGKTNMDEFAMGSTTKSSYIKESKNPWDLERTPGGSSGGSASSVGGGQVPLSLGSDTGGSIRQPAAFCGIVGLKPTYGRVSRYGLMAFASSLDQIGPMGRSVEDVAALFNVIGGYDEMDATSMELEMPDFTMNLDGNVKGMKIGIPKEYFIDGLNPEIKKVTEEAIENFRKLGAEIVPISLPNTEFAPATYYIIAPAEASSNLARFDGVRYGYRASSYDGIEDMYIKTRSEGFGSEVKRRIMIGTYVLSAGYYDAYYKKAQKVRRLIKNDFEKAFNEVDVILTPATPGTSFKLTDKKTPVELYLEDIFTIPANLSGIPGLVIPAGKVDNLPVGIQLLGKAFDEATILKAGDAYEKAYTKMEIPKL
- the gatB gene encoding Asp-tRNA(Asn)/Glu-tRNA(Gln) amidotransferase subunit GatB, which translates into the protein MAREWESVIGLEIHCQLDTKTKVWCGCSSDYDNSPENTHTCPICLGHPGALPKLNKKVLDYAIKAGFALNCDINKESKFDRKNYFYPDTPKNYQITQFDHPYAEGGHIDIKLSNGDDKRIGVTRIHIEEDAGKSIHAGEESFINFNRASMPLIEIVSEPDMRNSEEAYQYLNLVRDALKYTKISDVSMELGSLRCDANISVMHKGAKEFGTRVEVKNLNSFKGVARAIDYEISRQIEEIENGGEINQETRLWDEESQVTRVMRSKEEAMDYRFFPEPDLVRIVITDEQLERLEEEMPESKIAKMTRFVTDYKISENDAETLSSSIELADYFEKVVISSTNPKLSCNWILTEVLRVLKDNNKTIEEFSINSEELGEIIKLIDKGAISSKIAKKLFEIKLNDERSPMKIVEEEKMAQVADTSEIEKMVVEVVANNPKLVEDYKVADEGRKPRVIKGLMGQVMKASKGKANPKMVMDILTEKLS